The DNA window CatgtatatatattaaataaaataaaaaaaataaaaacatatgctCTTCTGAACTTGATCTGAAGGAATCgttcatctgtttttattttagaagtaTTAATTACCCTATTGAGTTTATTTTCACACGTATCAAATGTCCTGAAATGTTTCTGGTTCCTTTATTAGCTTGTAAGCCATATTTATGCTCACACAAGTTGGGGTAATGTTATTTTACTCCAACAATTTAGAATAATAAAGGAATCTTAAATGCGAAGAATTCGCAACCAAGTTAAATTTAACAGCGGTCACACTACGCCATCTAGTGTTCCTATTGTTTATTACAtcacaaaatgatcaaatctaTGATTCCAGGCTGTTTCTAAATAGCACATTAAATGAAATCGCAATACAATTTGGCATAGCGCTTAATGAATTACTTTTCCACTTGAAATAACTGGGTCCAATAGAATACGAGTCCGTTTTCAATGGTTATCGTCTGTGCCACAcccacaacaaaagaaaataccaaAGATCACTGAGGTAGCAAGATAGTTACACCACCGTACTTTCTTGTTTGAGATACTTAATAAATTCAAgtaaaactgcaggacagtgaCAAAGTTGTAATAAAGGACGAGGTTGTTTTGCGTGACACAAATTTGCAGCATGAAGCTAACAAAGTTTACTTATCCTTAATTAAGCTACAGTGGAAAGCCTATGAAATTTAATCTATTTAACGTtttgtatattatttattattattattattattattattattattattattattattattattattattattattattattattattattattatttatttatttatttatttattttttttcttattattattattattatattaatacGTACATACGTATTTTTGTCTATGGTTGGAAAGGTGTGGGAACTATCTTGTTATCGTAAAGCATTTTGTCACGTGACTTCTCTAGCGTCACCTGACTTCATGTTGCTGTTGAAGGGAAAATGGCTGCCCACCTTTCATACGGCAGagttaatttaaacattttgagagaAGCGGCTCGAAAAGAGCTTCGAGAGTTTTTGGACAAATGTGCAGGAAGTAAggtaaatggaagaaaaaaaaactcgcATGCATGCGTATAAATTGCCTGAATACACTCAAATTCATTACGTGGTAGTTACATTTTTCTGCTATAGCTTCCGACCAAGATGcttacaaacagaacaaaacagagattAGTTCCTCTGACAACATAGACACAAGCATGTGTGATCATAGCAGTTTCTCACTGTACATATAATACATGTGCTACTGTGTCCCATCAGGACAATGATCACAGACACGCCGCAAAACTGACTGGAAAGGACAAAGCAGGCCAACATTAATCTTGTGGAATGGCCATGAGTCGAcccaattaaaaatgaattgacTCATAAACCTGGATCCAACCAATCTGAATTAAATCTCCGATTTCCTGTAGGAAATACACAGCCAGTATGGCGCCACTTTGTGTTTAAGTTGTGTTTGTTGCACATGACTGGACTTGTTTATATAATTTTGACCATGTGTTGGTTTTAGTATATTgacaataacatttaaaaatgtgcaccTTTATTTAGACAAAGTTTTGTCTATAAGGTTGCTTTAAATTGGATCTCTTATTTTTCAATTCAGTCCCAAAAAAAGCTTGGTTCAAAGGCATTATGAAAAGCAATGTGATATTCATGCGTCTGATTGTAATATTTTGTTCTCTTGCCTTACAGGCCATAGTTTGGGATGAGTATCTGACGGGGCCTTTTGGTCTGATAGCTCAGTACTCTCTTCTGAAGGTAAGCGGCtcttctgcaaaataaatttatgaaattcaacacacacacacacaaaaaagtccCATCTAACAATGGTCGTTTTTTAATAACCAACCACAGTTTTCATTTGTcctatttgtgtttttaggaaCATGAAGTGGAAAAGATGTTTACCCTGAAGAGCGGCAGACTCCCCTCTGctgatgtgaaaaacatcatCTTCTTCGTCCGTCCCAGGCTGGAGCTTATGGACATCATTGCGCAAAATATATTTAGGTGGGTTTATATTGGTTTGTAAAACAACATTGAAGTATTTCCTCTTGAGTATGTTGCAAACTTTACGCCATGCAACATTTACGTCCTTCGTCGCCGTAGTGAAGATAAGCTGCATCCGGCACGAGACTTCCACATCCTGTTCGTGCCCCGGCGCAGCATGCTGTGTGAACAGCGGCTGAAGGAGCAGGGAGTGCTGGGCTCCTTTGTCAACATCGATGAGTATATCCTGGACCTGATTCCTTTCGATGGTGACCTGCTTTCCATGGAGTATGAAAGCGCTTTTAGGGTGAGTAGAACCCAAATGCACAGTGCATTAATGCACTAATGaaccacagcaaaaaaaataaataaataaatcttcctgaTTACATAGATGGATTATGTAAAGTTCATTCAAAAGCATTTGTTCTGAATTTTTCACCTTGTTTAGGAGTGCTATCTGGAAAATGACCAGACGAGTTTGTACCACACAGCCAAAGGCCTCATGACCTTACAGGCGCTCTATGGTACCATCCCTCAGATATTTGGGAAAGGAGACTGTGCGCGTGTAAGTGAGGATCTGTGTGATACTGAGACACCTGACTGCATACAGACAGATGTGCATCAGAATGCTTTCTGCTGACAAACTGtgttctctgctttttttccccacagcatGTGGCCAACATGATGTTGCGGATGAAGAGGGAGTTTGCTGGCACTCAGAATCAGATTCTACCCGTGTTTGATACTCTTCTTCTCCTGGACCGTAACGTTGACCTGCTGACCCCCCTCGCTACGCAGCTCACCTACGAGGGACTTATTGATGAGATCTATGGAATAAATAATGGTCagaatatacttttttttttatgctaatttaGGAGAATGTAAAGCGATATACATCGTCAGCTTGGATTAATTACAGATAATAGCAGTTTTTTACAAAATCTTACAGGATACGTCAAGCTCCCTCCTGAGAAGTTCGCACAGAAGAAGCAAGGTGAAGGTAGCAAAGATTTGCCTATGGAGCCCAAGAAGTTGCAGCTGAACTCTGCCGAGGAACTGTACGCGGAAATCCGCGACAAAAACTTCAACGCTGTTGGCGCAGCGCTCAGCAAAAAGGCCAAAATTATATCTGCAGCTTTCGAGGTTGGTCTTTAGCTTccgtttttactgtttttattattattgttattgttgttgttattattattttagggttgttttaaaatttacctaaaatacatgtttctataaaagtatgaaattttatttaagtgtaCTCTGCATCTGGaatggtatgaaaaaaaaaatatttgtatttccaaaCTTTACACTCTATCCAATCCTCAGATTTTCAGTCATgaagtattatgtgtttttaagatCTGCAAACTGAGGTCTGTAGAAATATGAAATTTTAACATGAAGAAGATGCAGTAACCAACCACTGATGATATTCCTTTAGTTTCCCAAAAACGTTTAAAAACAATACCAGCTATTTACTGAGTTCTTATCAAGTaaacggttaaaaaaaaatcacaatatatttcaaatatttcacaacaTTGCAACTCTTAAGTATAttcatttgcattaaaatattaacttaaaaaaaatacaaaaacaaattgcttatctagcttttaaaaacttttaaacttttatgtttATACATACATTTAGTTCTTATCTTTTGGTGTGTCTTCTAGCTTTGATTGCCTTTTTGGAGGTAGTAGCTTCCATCATCTAAAATCATTTACcaagttgttaaaaaaagtttatttttttctacatttaaattcCCTCGTGGTCTTTCTCTTCCAGGAGCGCCATAATGCTAAAACGGTGGGCGAGATAAAGCAGTTTGTGTCTCAGCTGCCTCACATGCAGGCAGCTCGGAGCTCGCTGGCCAACCACACGTCTGTTGCTGAGCTGATTAAAGACATAACCAGTGTGTATTTTACTCCGGAGGttcattaaaacatatgacTTTTTCCACTACTAGCTAAGCAGTGACCTAAATATGCCCAGTTTCCATCAAGTATCATCAACTTCACACACTATAATCTCTATTTAGCATCTTTTAATGTGTATATGCTATATTCTGAGAATTTCTGTGTGCACATGATAAAATCAAACACTTCCTGGTTTCAGCATCTGAGGCATTTTTTGATAACCTGACAGTGGAGCAGGAGTTTATGACGGGCGTCGACACagacaaggtaaaaaaaaaaaaaagaggttgtTTTCAAGCTAATGCTTTAAATAAGTTAActctgatcattttaattaagtGAAATCCCTTACTTTCCAGGTGAACACATACATAGAAGACTGCATCGCCCAGAAGGATCCACTAATCAAGATTCTGCGCCTGGTGTCCATGCAGTCAGTGTGCAACAATGGCCTCAAGCCGAAGGTGCTGGACTACTACAAGAGGGAGATACTTCAGGTGGggttaagaagaaaaaagtttggagttttttttatttatttttttatccttattctgttttgctaaaagaaaaaatgattcTTTGTCTTTCAGACTTATGGCTATGAACACATACTAACGCTGAACAACCTGGAGAAGGCGGGTCTTCTGAAGCCACAGACAGGCTCCAGAAATAACTACCCCACCATTAGAAAGACCCTCAAGCTGTGGATGGAGGACGCCAACGAGCAGGTCGGACATGAACGAGTGCTCAAGATTAAAATCACGCCGTTTTAAAGGGTTTCCCTTGAGCAATTTTTCTGCTTACGTCCACAGAACCCAAACGACATCTCGTACGTTTACAGCGGCTACGCTCCGCTCAGCATCCGGCTCACTCAGGTGCTGGCGAGGCCGGGCTGGCGCAGCATCGAAGAGGTGCTAAAGATGCTCCCGGGCCCGCACTTCGAGGAGAGACAACAGCTTCCATCTGGACTTCATAAGAAACGTAAGTGCCAAAGAGGGGTTAAACTTACTTTGGGTGTCTTTTTACTGTCCGGTTTGAGAAACCAGCTGTCTGGATCATTGATGGGTTGTGTTGcacaaaatttacttttttgagttttacattatgttattatgtcattccctcatcaaaaatttACTTTGAGCATTGTTGTGATTCTTTAATGCacgtttgaaaaaaataattgaatcaACTCACAAAGTGCCGCTTATTTCCCCAAAGCTCCTCCTTGCAGTCTCCAGCTGAGATCACGCCTCCCCTTTGTCTCCCtcgctcagctcctccagactagcggcagcagcaattagcaaacacatggTGGAACTGTTGATCTTTTAATATGAGCTTCTTATCAGTACAGTGCTCTTAAGAATGGTTGTACAAGGCATAAGAAGAAAGGCATTGTTGTGACGATGTGCTGAAGGTGACGATGGAAAGAGCAGGAgactcttaaagagacagaggccaaattCAAGgagtcaaatgtctttttaagtCATGCTTGATATATACAGTATTAGGCAGCTAAAGGCAAcatgattgtgctataaaatcctactatgtgcctgaaaaaaatacacaataccgcccctttaagagcTGTTCTTCTATCTCCTCCTTGTCAAGAGGCTGTGTTTGCACACATGTTTGCCTCTTATCTTGAACACAATCTGTGTTTTTCGGGTTCAGTAAAGGTAACCATGGTAATTCACCCTCGTACGACGCAAACCGCCTTCCTGACTGAGAACCCAAAGTTGAACCTTTGAGTTACCGTGCTGAGACACTAATCCTGCTGCCGGGCCGCTGCTCATCCTAGAGTGAAAACAGTCGTCTGTCTGCCCCGCGTAGATAAGATGCAGGCTTTGCTTTAGGGAAGGCGAACGCTGAACAGTGGAAGATTGATGTCTGGGACCTGACAATGCAACCGAGTTGTCGTCAATGTCAGATCACAAGCTGGATTACAAAATATGCATGTTTTCTCTCAGTGGTTTATTTTAGGCAGCAGAAGAtcttaataattcattttaattagacACTTTAAAATGAGCTAATTAGAGGTGTGAGTTTGGGTATTAGATGGCTGACTCGTTGCTACATGCCCGCTTTCAATTGGTTATGGAGGTGATAATAGGAAACCTTAATTTAATtgctgattgttgtttttttgtttgtttgtttgtttttgttttttttttttgtactttggtGGAAGTTGTGTTTTGTTCTGGGGCAATTGGTTGCTCTGGGTTTCAGAATAAATGAGctcaaaacaaatgtacaccacacttttaagatttttactggcaaaaagaaaaacataaaaaatcttCTTCTATGGGTATGAACACTGTTGAAAGTAAGTTGATTGATAGGTAAaagtttggggggggggggggtttcccCATCCTTTTCCATTCTTTGAGTTCATCTTCTCTTCTAACCTCCCGCAGGCCAACAGGGGGAAAACCGAACCACGCTGGTTTTCTTCCTCGGTGGGGTGACGTACGCAGAAATAGCCGCTCTGCGTTTCCTCTCTCAGATGGAAGACAGCGGCATGGAGTACATCATAGCCACTACAAAACTCATGAACGGTACCACTTGGGTCAAATCCCTCATGGACAGACCTGAATGCCAGATTCCCTGAGCCTCCTACACGTACAGCAACCCCCACTCCCATGTGTAGGGAGTGTcatgtgtgaatacttttggctGCAAGCGCAATTTACATCTGTCTATAATAAGTTTGCTTGCTGATGGCAACTGGACAACAGAGATAAACCTGGATTTATACTGTTACATCACTGCTTAGCTAAAGATACGCTGTATATATGTTTGTATGCCTCGTAAAGAATCAAATAAAGAGTCACTTTGATTTGCTTAGAAaactggagtgttttttttttttgcagtttgcttTTTCCTGATGAAGATgggtaaataaaactttaatcaaCTAGAATTTGTTTTGCTACATTAATAAGCATTTAGTCATTTGtcctattttgtgttttgttttcatcgttttatttatttttatttttttacatgacagTGAATCCATCAGGCGTGGTCCTGCTCTCTGAAGGAGCAATTAGCGCAGTAACAGGCCTGCCGATCAGCCGATAATAGCCCTGCGCTGTCTGGAGAGCTCAGCCCATGGCGGCCCGTGATTTGACAGAGCAGGACGCTGATTTAATTAGGAGGCCATTTGCTCCATGTTCCGGTAGAGGATAACTGTGCTGCAAGAGGGTGTTTGATATCTGCATCAGTCAATACCTTCTGCCTGCCTTACACTGTACACCAAGGGAGACCTGCTGAGAGATATTTTTGGGAACCTCTTGTCGAGTCGATGTTAATTTTCCTTCCTGTTGTTGATGGACTGGAAACCTTGGAAGTTACTTTGGTTagattttccacacaaaaaaaaaaatcttacactTCTCT is part of the Poecilia reticulata strain Guanapo linkage group LG9, Guppy_female_1.0+MT, whole genome shotgun sequence genome and encodes:
- the vps33a gene encoding vacuolar protein sorting-associated protein 33A translates to MAAHLSYGRVNLNILREAARKELREFLDKCAGSKAIVWDEYLTGPFGLIAQYSLLKEHEVEKMFTLKSGRLPSADVKNIIFFVRPRLELMDIIAQNIFSEDKLHPARDFHILFVPRRSMLCEQRLKEQGVLGSFVNIDEYILDLIPFDGDLLSMEYESAFRECYLENDQTSLYHTAKGLMTLQALYGTIPQIFGKGDCARHVANMMLRMKREFAGTQNQILPVFDTLLLLDRNVDLLTPLATQLTYEGLIDEIYGINNGYVKLPPEKFAQKKQGEGSKDLPMEPKKLQLNSAEELYAEIRDKNFNAVGAALSKKAKIISAAFEERHNAKTVGEIKQFVSQLPHMQAARSSLANHTSVAELIKDITTSEAFFDNLTVEQEFMTGVDTDKVNTYIEDCIAQKDPLIKILRLVSMQSVCNNGLKPKVLDYYKREILQTYGYEHILTLNNLEKAGLLKPQTGSRNNYPTIRKTLKLWMEDANEQNPNDISYVYSGYAPLSIRLTQVLARPGWRSIEEVLKMLPGPHFEERQQLPSGLHKKRQQGENRTTLVFFLGGVTYAEIAALRFLSQMEDSGMEYIIATTKLMNGTTWVKSLMDRPECQIP